In Chitinophagaceae bacterium, the genomic window GCGTATATCATCAACCGAATTATTGCTGGCAGCATCTAATTCATGGATGTTTAAAGAGCTGCCATTATCAAAGGAAACACAGCTTACGCAAGTGTTACAGGCTTCCCCGTCTTTAGTTCTTTTTTGGCAGTTAATGGTTTTGGCAAGTATACGGGCACAGGTAGTTTTACCCACTCCTCTTGGCCCGCAAAATAAAAATGCATGGGCAAGCTGGTTGTTGCCAATGGCATTTTTTAAAGTAGTGGTTATATGCGATTGGCCAATAACCGTACTAAAATTCTGCGGCCTGTATTTTCTTGCTGATACTATAAATTTATCCATCCTAAAATGCGGCAATAAAAGTTTTATTATTGCCATTGGGCAAATCTAAAATCTAAAACCGTAAAAGAAAAATCAAATTAATACGGGATGGGGTTTAAAGGCTTTTTCCCTGTCAAATAAATACCTGTAGGTACTCAGTCGCCTGCTCTCTGCTACATTTCCCAGACTGCCGGCTACATTGAGCATTTTGGGATTAAAATCCCCAATCCATTGCATTTCAAAATCAATGTAGGGGCTTTTTTTTGTATGGATATACCCTTTGCAGGCTTCGCCGATTAAATAGGCATCAGCGCCTTTGCCCTGCCATTGCGGAACGATACCAAATACAAGGCCTACAAATTTTTTATTGGGCCTGCTGGCCTTGATGAATAAAAATTTTAATTTTTGTATAAACCCAAATTGCCCATCTAAATGTTTAAACCATTGGTTGATGTCGGGTAGGTTTACAAATAACCCAATAGCGGTATTGTTCTCATAAATAAACCAAAGGATTTTTTCATCCATTACTGGCTTCATTTTTTTGAACATGAGCAAAACCTGCTCTGTTGATATTTCTTTTTGGCCGCCGTGCCCGGCCCATGCGGCATTATAAACATGTGCAAAATCTGCAGCAAATTTTTTAAAATTATTTTTTTTAACGTAAGCCGATGAAAAAACCGGGTTAGCTGCAAATTCGGCGTGGCGCTGCCATATTTTTTCAGAAAGTGTAGATTTGGGTTGCATGCCAAAACATACCTGGTTGTAAAAAACCTTAAAGCCGTAATTTTCCAATAATATACGGTAGTAAGGAGGGTTGTAATTCATGCAGTAAAGCGGCTCCTGGAACCCGCTGGTTACTAATCCCCACCATTTATCACGCTCTCCAAAATTAATAGGGCCATCCATTGCCTGCATTCCTTTATCTTGTAGCCATTTTTTTGCAGTATCCAAAAGCAGGTTTGCCGCATCCTGATTGTTGGTACATTCAAAAAAGCCCATTCCGCCTACCGGCATTTCGTCTCCCTTATTCTTATATTTTGAATTTACAAATGCAGCTATCCTTCCAAGTAATTTCCCCGAATTATCCTGTAAAACCCAGCGTTGCAGAGAGCCAAACCTAAAAGCTTTGTTTTTTTTATCGTCAAAAATATCATTAATGTCTTTGTCCAATGGTCTTATCCAGTTGGCATCTTTTTGGTAAAGCTGTACTGCTACATTAATAAATAATTTGCTGGTTGGTGGCGTAATAGCAATGAGTTGCATAAGTCAAAATTACTGATATAGAATTAAACAAAAAGGCAATGCCTTTTTTGCATTGCCCATAAAACTATTTAGAAAAGAATATTTAAGTGGTATTAAATTGCCTTTAAACAGCCATAATCTCTTTTTCTTTTGCAGCAAGATGTTTTTCAACAAGGCTTATAAACTTATCGGTTCCGGATTGCACTTCATTTTCTGCATCTTTGCTTGCATCTTCACTAACAACTGCATCTTTGAGTAATTTTTTTATTTGCTCAATAGCATCTCTGCGAATATTGCGTATAGATACTTTTGCCTGCTCGCCTTCGGTATTGCATCTTTTTACCAGTTCTTTGCGCCTTTCTTCTGTAAGCGGTGGTAAAAAAAGGCGGATGAATGTGCCGTCGTTTTGCGGATTGATACCAATGTTTGCGGCAATTATGGCTTTTTCGATTACTGCAAGCATATTTTTTTCCCAGGGTTGAACAGCAATAGTACGGGAATCCAGTACGGTTACATTGGCTACCTGGTTAATAGGTGTGGGATTACCATAATAGTCTGCATTAATGCCGTCAAGCATTGTTGGGTTTGCTTTTCCTGCCCTTATTTTTACCAGCTCTGCTTCAAGGTGCTGAATAGCCTTACTCATTAAAGATTGTGTATTTTCCAAAATACCATTTACGCCATCTGCCATAATCTAAAAATTTGGCTGCAAATCTATTGAAATAAATGTAATACTATCATAAGAGAAGCATAAAGAAGCAAGGATGGAGAAAATTAATCCACTTCTACCGTGTCCGATATGAGGGTAAGTATTTTGTGACTTTTGATAATTTCTTTTTCTCCTGCCACCGGCATATAGGTTTTCCTGCTGATGATCTTGCGCCGGCTGTAATAAATTAAAGCGGTAAGCCCTGTAGAAACGGCAAGTATGGTTCCTATCATTAAAGTAGTATCTGCATTTCTAAAATAAAATGCAAAGGCAATAAAAATAATGGTAACCAGGGCACAGGTGAATGTAATTTTTTTATGAGAAAAGCCCAGGTCGAGCAGGTAATGGTGTATGTGGTTCCTGTCGGGGCTAAAGGGTGAGCGCCTGTCTAATATACGCAACCCAAAAACCCTTAAAGTATCAAATAAAGGAATAATCATTATGGCAAAGCCCACAGCCGGTGATGCCTGTATAGGTAAGTGGGAGCCGGGTGTAGCGGCCAAATTAATAAATTTAATTACCAGTATTGAGTTAATTAAACCCAAAAGCAGGGAGCCGGTATCACCCATAAAAATTTTAGCCGGCGAAAAATTATAAATTAAAAATCCTATAATACTGCCGGTGAGTGAAAAAGCCAGCACAGCATAGGCCGTTTGCCCTACTACTAAAAAATAAGCGCCTAAAGCAATTGTAGTAATGAGGCCCAGGGTTCCGGCAAGGCCATCTACGCCATCAATAAGGTTAAAAGAATTGGTAATAACAATAATGGTAAAAAACGAAAGAACAATACCGGCTACCGGCGGCAGGCCGTATATACCCATAAAGCCGTGCATATTGGTAATTTGAATACCGCCAAAATGAATAATAATGGCTGCAGCAATTAATTGCCCAATAAATTTTTTACTGGCCGATAAAATCATGATATCGTCCTTTATACCTAAAAAGAAAATAACAATGGCAGCCGCTACAAAATATTGAAATTCAGGGTTGTTGGTAGAGGGAACGCCAAGAAGGACGGCTACAATAAAGCCTGCAAAAATTCCTAATCCTCCCAGGGTGGGAATTACCGTTTTGTGTACTTTGCGCTCATCGGGTTCATCGAAAAGTTTCTTTGATTTAGCAATCTGTATGATTACAGGAATGGCAAAGAAAGTTATCAAAAACGCTAGGGCCGCACTTAGTAAGATATTATCCATGCGTAAATTTCAGTTTTGGCCGGGGTTGCCAGACAAAAGTATCTAAATATTTTTTATTGGAAAATTTTTAATTCTACGTAATTTGTAGTACAAAAATTTAACCAAACTCCCCCGATTTTTAAAAAAAGAGCTTTTTACAGTAGATTAACGGCCTCAATATGTACTTATTATATAATGCGCTAACTTTTATTTATAGCTCAATTTTTTAGGGTATCAATTTTTAAAGTAGGTTTGCAACCATTATAGTAAATATCAAAAATGGATAAAGTACAGCAACTTAAAGATACGGCAACTCAGGTAAGAAGGGATATTGTAAGAATGGTTCATGATGTTCAAAGCGGCCACCCTGGCGGTTCTTTGGGTTGTGCCGACTTTCTGGTTGCCCTTTATTTTAATGAAATGAAACTAAATACCCAATTTGCAATGGATGGCATTGGGGAGGATTTATTTTTTTTAAGTAACGGGCATATTTCCCCCCTTTTTTACAGTGTATTGTCCCGCAGGGGCTACTTTCCGGTTCAGGAGCTCAAAACCTTCAGGCGCATTAACAGCCGTCTCCAAGGCCATCCTACCACACATGAACAGCTGCCCGGCGTGAGAATGTCAAGCGGATCTTTGGGCCAGGGAATGAGTGTTGCCATAGGGGCTGCTTTGGCCAAAAAAATTAATAATGATCCTTCAATTGTTTTTTCCCTGCATGGAGATGGAGAATTGGACGAAGGCCAAAACTGGGAAGCCATAATGTTTGCTGCTCATAAAAAGGTAGACAACCTTATAGCCACTATTGATGTAAACGGTCAGCAAATTGACGGAACTACCGAGCAGGTAATGGCACTGCAAAGCCTTAGCGCTAAATTTAAAGCATTTAACTGGACTGTTTTAGAAATGGAGGGTAACCAAATGGAATCAGTTTTAGAAGGCATAAAAAATGCAAAAACACAACTTGGGAAAAATAAACCCGTAGTAATTTTAATGCGTACCATTATGGGTAAAGGGGTAGATTTTATGGAAGGCTCCCATTTATGGCACGGCATAGCACCCAGCGATGATCAATTAAAAACTGCTCTTGCCCAATTGCCGGAAACACTTGGTGATTATTAATTAGGGTTAATATTTATAAATTGATTAAATTGCCATTAGCTTATCAACTAATCCATGAAAAAATTTATTAGTATTTTAAAGATTTTCAAAAATAAGTATCTTATTGCCCTGGTTTTTTTTGTAGTTTGGATGTTCTTTTTTGATCCTAAAGACTGGCAGCAATCATATTCCAGAATACAGAAACTCAATAACTTACAGGAAAGTGAACAAAAACTTACCCAGCAGATAACCGAAACCCAAAACGAACTTAACCTCCTGCAAACAAGCGCCGAAACCATTGAAAAATATGCCAGGGAAAAGTATTTGATGAAAAAAGACAATGAAGACCTTTTTATCGTAAAATCCCGGTAGATTTTAAAAAAAATCCGTAATTTATGCAATAAAGGTTTTTTTGTACCGTTTATGCTTTTGGATATTGATTGATTACTTCATTCTTAAAATTTATTTTGGCTATGAATCGCTTTACAAGTGAAGATTTATTACAATACCTGTATAAGGAAACATCTGTAGAAAAAACAGTAGAAATTAAAACTGCTTTGGAAACAGACTGGGCATTAAGGGAAGAGTTTAATCAACTGGCAGTTTCAAAAGAAATGCTGGATTCGGTTAAAGTACCCAGCCCACGCCAGCAGGTATTAGATAATATTCTTAAGTATGCCGAAAAATCAGTTGAAGAACATGCCTGATTTTAGCGGTTAATTAAAGAAATTTGTCCCTCTGCACTACGGAGGGATTTTTTTTATGACTAAAAAACAACGCTATCAATTTGTAACAAACTATTTTTTAACCCACATGCCCAATGCGGAAACGGAGTTAATTTATAACAATCCATTTCAACTACTAGTATCGGTAATATTAAGCGCCCAGTGTACCGATAAGCGTGTGAACCTGGTAACAGCAGCCCTTTTTGACCAATTTCCGGATATTCAATCAATGTCTCTTGCAGCTGCCGAAGATATATTTCCATTAATTAAAAGTATTTCCTATCCCAATAATAAAGCAAAGCACCTTGTGGGTATGGCAAAAATGCTGATAACTGAATTTGCTGGCAAAATTCCTATGCAGGTAGATGAGTTGATTAAACTTCCCGGAGTTGGGCGAAAAACGGCCAATGTTATTACTTCGGTGATTGATGAGCAACCCAATATGGCCGTTGATACCCATGTATTTAGGGTAAGCAACCGCATTGGATTAAGCATCGGTGCAAAAACCCCTTATGCCGTTGAAAAACAGCTTATTGCCGGGTTTCAAAAGGAGTATATTTTCAAAGCCCATCATTGGCTCATATTGCATGGACGTTATATATGTACGGCCCGTAGCCCAAAATGCAGCGAATGCGGCCTACAAGCTGCCTGTATTTTTTTTCAGAAACAGTTGAAATGATGAAATAATTTAAATAATTTTCGTTTTATTTGTACATAATATTTAGCGGCATTCGCCTAAATCAAATTTCAAAAATGAAAAAGGGATTTTTAGCAGTGGTTGTATTTGCAGGCCTGGTTTTGTGTTCTCAAAAAGCCAGTGCCCAGTATTATTTTTATGATGATCAGTATTATGATAATCCCTGGTTTTTTGAAGTTGGCGGATCTTTAGGCGCTATGAACTGCCTTACCGATATCGGCGGAAAAAAGGGGATTGGAAAAAAATTTATTAAAGATTTAAATATGGGTAAAACCCATTTATCCGGCGGCCTCTTTTTGAGCGCTACTTATAAATATGCACTTGGCCTTAGGCTCGAGGCAGCATTTGGTAAGGTTTCTGCAGATGATAAAGTGCTTGCCGGTATTACCGATATTGCCAAGGAAAGGTTTAATCGCAACACCAATTTCCGCAGCAGTATAACAGAATTTTCTGCCATAGCAGAAATTCACCCATTGTTTATTTTTATCAACTGGCCATCTAAAGATGAACCACCACCACAATATTCACCTTATGTATTAGCCGGGGTTGGTTACTTTTCATATAATCCTCAATCACTGAGTAATGATGGCAGGTGGGTAGACCTGCAACCTTTGCGTACCGAAGGCCAGGGATTTGTAGAATACCCATCCAGGAAAATATATAAGTTAAAACAATTGAATATTCCTGTGGGCCTTGGGTTAAAATATGAATTATCGCCACTATTGAATGTAAGAGGCGAATTTGTGTACCGTATTTTAGGAACAGATTATTTGGATGATGTGAGTACACGGTATATTGATCCGGTTGCTTATACCAATCCTGCAAATAATTTTCCCATTGCTTTATTGGGAGATGCCCTGGATTTTAGCGACAGGCAAATTGTAAGAAAAACCCTTCCCGGTGGTAAGCGGGGAAGCCCATCAGAAAAAGATGCCTATTTTAGCTTTAACCTTAAATTTAGCCTCATACTGGGCAGGGAAAGGATACGCTAATAAAATTTTATTTTATATTATGAGCCGGTTAATTTTAACCGGCTTTATTTTTTTACCCAATTCCAAACCGGCAATATCTTTTTTTTAAGATAAAATATTTGGCGAAATGAATTTGCTTTATTTACTTTGTATTTCAAAGTGCTTTTTATGAATAAACAACAAAAGTCATTGGCAACGCTGCAAGATATTAAACAGGTAATGGAACGAAGTAGCAGGTTTATAAGCTTAAGTGGATGGAGTGGCGTAAGTGCAGGAGTTTGCGCATTAATTGGCGCCTGGCTGTCCTATGATTATGTATATGGGCACAAGGACTATTTAATAAACAAACCTGCCGCAATTGCATTGGCTATGGCCGAAGACGATAGGATTGTTTTGTATACCTGGTTGTTTTGGATAGCTGTTGGAACTTTGGCTGCTGCTTTATCCAGTGCATTTATTTTTACATGGTTAAAAGCAAAAAAGCAGGGTATGCCTATTTGGGGCCACACTGCAAGGCGGTTAATGATCAATGTGAGCATACCTTTAATTGCCGGTGGAATTTTTTTGTTTAAACTTTCTCAAGCCG contains:
- the nth gene encoding endonuclease III, with the translated sequence MTKKQRYQFVTNYFLTHMPNAETELIYNNPFQLLVSVILSAQCTDKRVNLVTAALFDQFPDIQSMSLAAAEDIFPLIKSISYPNNKAKHLVGMAKMLITEFAGKIPMQVDELIKLPGVGRKTANVITSVIDEQPNMAVDTHVFRVSNRIGLSIGAKTPYAVEKQLIAGFQKEYIFKAHHWLILHGRYICTARSPKCSECGLQAACIFFQKQLK
- a CDS encoding undecaprenyl/decaprenyl-phosphate alpha-N-acetylglucosaminyl 1-phosphate transferase, with the translated sequence MDNILLSAALAFLITFFAIPVIIQIAKSKKLFDEPDERKVHKTVIPTLGGLGIFAGFIVAVLLGVPSTNNPEFQYFVAAAIVIFFLGIKDDIMILSASKKFIGQLIAAAIIIHFGGIQITNMHGFMGIYGLPPVAGIVLSFFTIIVITNSFNLIDGVDGLAGTLGLITTIALGAYFLVVGQTAYAVLAFSLTGSIIGFLIYNFSPAKIFMGDTGSLLLGLINSILVIKFINLAATPGSHLPIQASPAVGFAIMIIPLFDTLRVFGLRILDRRSPFSPDRNHIHHYLLDLGFSHKKITFTCALVTIIFIAFAFYFRNADTTLMIGTILAVSTGLTALIYYSRRKIISRKTYMPVAGEKEIIKSHKILTLISDTVEVD
- the frr gene encoding ribosome recycling factor, yielding MADGVNGILENTQSLMSKAIQHLEAELVKIRAGKANPTMLDGINADYYGNPTPINQVANVTVLDSRTIAVQPWEKNMLAVIEKAIIAANIGINPQNDGTFIRLFLPPLTEERRKELVKRCNTEGEQAKVSIRNIRRDAIEQIKKLLKDAVVSEDASKDAENEVQSGTDKFISLVEKHLAAKEKEIMAV
- a CDS encoding transketolase; the encoded protein is MDKVQQLKDTATQVRRDIVRMVHDVQSGHPGGSLGCADFLVALYFNEMKLNTQFAMDGIGEDLFFLSNGHISPLFYSVLSRRGYFPVQELKTFRRINSRLQGHPTTHEQLPGVRMSSGSLGQGMSVAIGAALAKKINNDPSIVFSLHGDGELDEGQNWEAIMFAAHKKVDNLIATIDVNGQQIDGTTEQVMALQSLSAKFKAFNWTVLEMEGNQMESVLEGIKNAKTQLGKNKPVVILMRTIMGKGVDFMEGSHLWHGIAPSDDQLKTALAQLPETLGDY
- a CDS encoding septum formation initiator family protein, with the protein product MKKFISILKIFKNKYLIALVFFVVWMFFFDPKDWQQSYSRIQKLNNLQESEQKLTQQITETQNELNLLQTSAETIEKYAREKYLMKKDNEDLFIVKSR